AAAAATAATTCCCGATGCATAAAGCAACATATAAAGTGGTTGTCCCTGTGTAAAATATGAACTTAGATTTAAAAAGGTTTCATTATCAGAAACGTCGAAATTTGAAAAAGTCACAGGTAATAATAATAAAGCAGATGCAAAAATTGCCGGTATAACTCCCGCTTGATTAATCTTTAAAGGCAAATGAGATGACTCTCCGCCATACATTTTATTACCCATCTGTCTCTTAGGATAATTTATCAAAATTTTCCTTAAAGCTCTTTCCATAAACACAATAAATAAAATAGTTAAAATTAATAAAATAAAAATAGCTATTATCATCAAAGTTGAAATTGCTCCAGTTCTACCTAATTCAAAAGTTGTCACTAAAGCTCTTGGGATTTCTGCAACAATTCCTGCAAAAATAATTAAGGATATCCCATTTCCTATTCCCCTTTGTGTTATTTGTTCACCTAGCCACATTAAGAAAATTGTACCAGCTACAATAGTTGTAACTGTTGATATTTTAAAAAATATTCCTGGGTTTATTACCAAATTAGCTGAAGACTCTAAACCAACAGATAAACCGTAACCTTGAACAGTAGCTAATAAAACTGTTCCATACCTAGTTATTTGAGTTATCTTCGCTCTTCCTGTTTCACCTTGTGCTTTAAGATTTTTGAAATAATCAGATACACCTGTTAGTAATTGAACAATAATAGATGATGAGATGTATGGCATTATTCCTAATGCAAAAATAGCCATTCTACTTACGGCACCTCCAGCAAACACGTTAAACATTCCAAGTAGGCCTTTTTGATTTCCCTCCATTAAAATTTTTAATTGTTCTGGATCTATTCCAGGTAAAGGAACAAACGTACCAAATCTGTAAACTGCTAGTATTGCAATCGTAAAGATTATCCTATTTCTTAAATCAACACTTGAAGATGAAGAGCTCATTATCTTAAGATATTATTTTTTAAGTTGTATTGATCCACCAATTTTTTCAAGCTTTTCTAGTGCAGATTTAGATGCTAAATCGGCTTCAATATTAATTTTATCTTTAATTTCACCAGAGCCTAAGATCTTTAGTTTTTTAGAATTCTTATTTATTAATTTTAACTTCTTTAGGGATGATGAATTTAATATATCATTTGTATTAATTGTCTTCTTATTAATAAAAGATTGTATTTTGTCCAAATTTAAAATTGCTATATTTTCTTTTTGGATTGGATTAAAACCTCTTTTAGGTAAACGTCTATATAGGGGCATTTGTCCACCTTCGAAACTTTTTATTGCAACACCTGATCTAGATTTTTGACCTTTCACACCTCTTCCTGAAGTTTTACCTTTTCCTGAGCCAATTCCTCTACCGACTCTTATTTTAGATTTATTTAATTTTGGTCTATTATTTAATTTTATCATTATCCTCTTTTTTCGATTATTTCTGATATCTTTTTATTTCTTATTGAAGAAATCTGTTTAGGTGAATTCTGTTTCTTTAAAGCTTTTATTGTTGCTCTTATAACATTGTGTGCATTAGATGTGCCCATAGATTTAGCAACAATATCTTTAACTCCTAAAACTTCACAAACAGCTCTAACAGGACCACCAGCAATTATTCCTGTACCTTTTGATGCTGATCTTAATACAATTCTACCTGATCCATCTTTAGCCTTAACATCATGATGAATAGTTCTGCCCTCTCTCAAAGGAATATGAATCAGTTTTCTTCTTGCTATTTCATTTGCTTTTTTAATTGCATCTGGAACTTGTTTTGCTTTAGCATGAGCTATACCAATCTTTCCAGCCTGGTTACCAACAACTACCAGTGCAGAAAAGCCAAAACGTCTACCACCTTTTACAACTTTGGTAATTCTATTAATATGCACTAGCTTTTCTAAAATATCGTCTGTTTTTTTCTCTTTAAAATTTTCCATCTTTAAAATTCCATTCCATTCTTTCTTAAAGTTTCAGCAAAAATCTTTATTCTTCCATGATATTTATAAATACCTCTATCAAAATATATTTTAGTTATTTTCTTCTCTTGGGCTTTTTTTGCTAATTTTTCTGCAACAATTTTGGACAATTCTGATTTATTTTTTGTTTCAGACTCTTTTATATCTTTTTCAACTGAAGAAGCTGATAACAAGGTTATATTCTTTGAATCATCAATAATTTGTGCTGAAATATTTTTAGAAGACCTAAATATACTTAATCTAAACCTATCTGGTTTTGAAACCTTTTTAAGTTTATTTTTAATTCTAAATTTTTTTCTAGTTGTTGTGCTTAATTTCATTATTTCTTTTTACCCTCTTTTTTTAATACATATTGACCTTTTTCTCTAATACCTTTGCCTTTATAAGGTTCAATTTTTCTAAGTGTCTTAATTTTGGAAGCAATTGAACCAACTAATTGTTTATCAAAACCTGAAATTTTTAATGTTGTTTGTTTTTCAACAGCAATCTTAATACCATCTGGTATGTCAAAATTTATATCATGGCTGTAACCTAATTGCAGATTCAGTTGGTTGCCTTTTATTGAAGCTCTATAACCAACTCCCACTAGTTCTAAAATTTTTTCATAACCTTTTATTGAACCAATGACAGCATTATTGATTAAGCTTCTGTTCATACCCCATAATCTTTTTGTATTTTGGTCGATTTTTTTCGGTTTTATAGATATTTCTTTGCCATCCTTAATATCAAGATTAAATACCTCTAAATCTATGTTCAAAGATTTTTTACCAAGAGGACCCTCAATATTAAGAATATTACCAGCGATAGCGACTTTTACTTTTTCTGGTATTGTTATATTTATTTTTCCTATTTTTGACATATTAAAAAACCTTACAAACTATTTCTCCACCAACTTTTTGTTTTCTAGCATCAATATCTGTCATTACGCCTTTAGGTGTAGACAATATTGCAATACCTAATCCATTATTTATCTTGGGTAAACTATCTGCACTTGAAAAAATCCTTCTTCCTGGTTTTGATACTCTCTCAAAATTACTTATCACTGGATTGCCAGAGTGATATTTTAATTCTAATGATAAGATATTCTTTTTCTCTTCAGTAGAAACTTTAAAATCTTTTATAAATCCCTCATTCTTGAGTATATCAGCTATTTTACTCTTAAACTTTGAGGAAGGTAACTCTACTTTTTTATGCTTTCTCGCCTGCGCATTTTTTACTCTTGCTATCATATCTCCTATCGGGTCACTTAAGCTCATAATTGCTCCTTTCTACCAGCTTGATTTTACCATTCCTGGTATCTTACCTTGTAAACCAAGTTGTCTTAACGCAATTCTTGAAATTTTTAATTTTCTGTAAACGCCATGCGGTCTACCTGTTATTTGACACCTGTTCATCACTCTGATTTTCGCAGAATTTCTTGGTAATTTAGATAGTTTTTGTTGTGCCTTAAATCTTTCCTCTAAAGGCAACTTCTTATCCATAATTATTTTTTTTAATTTAGCTCTCTTATTAAAAAACTTGTCAGAAAGTTTTATTCTTCTATTGTTTTTATTTATTGAGCTTAATTTAGCCATATTAATTATCTCCTTTTTTAATAAATGGAAAATTCATCTTTTGTAAAAGCGCAAAACTATGATCTTTGTTTAAAGACGATATTACTATTACAATATCTAATCCTCTGACTTTATCTGCTCTATCAAAGCTAACTTCAGGGAATATGATGTGTTCTTTAACTCCAAATGTATAATTTCCAAATTTATCAAATCCGTTCGGAGATAAGCCTCTAAAATCTTTTATCCTTGGTAACGCTATATTTACCAATCTATCTAGAAATTCATACATTTTATTTTTTCTTAAAGTTACTTTTAAACCAGCGTTAGAGCCTTTTCTTGTTTTAAAATTTGCTACAGATTTTTTGAATTTTGTTGTGACTGGTTTTTGACCTGCAATTTTGGCAAGATCCTCCTCACATGATTTTAATACCTTAGAGTCATTACCATCCAAACCTAACCCCATATTTAAAATGATTTTCTCGATTTTAGGTCCCATATTAAGGTTTTTAAATCCAAACTCTGTTTTTAAAGCTGGTTGAATTTCTTTTAAATAAAGTTCTTTTAGTCTTGGTGTCATTATTTTTTAGCCTCTGTTTTCTTAATTTTTTTTTTCTCATTCACTAATTTGAGATTTGAGATATGGATAAAATTCTCTTTTGAAAAGATACCACCTTTTTTTTCTTTTGTTGTTTTAACGTGTTTTTTAATCATATTTAAATCTTTTACTTTTGCTCTATTGTTTGATCTATCTATTTCAATAACTTCACCTTCTTTGGCTTTATCTTTACCTGCTAAAATTTTCACTTTTAAACCTTTTTTAATCATTATAGTACCTCAGGTGCTAATGAAATTATTTTCATTTGACCTCTAGTTCTTAGCTCTCTTGTAACAGGACCAAAAATTCTTGTTCCAACTGGTTCACCTTTGTCATCAACTAAAACTGCAGCGTTATTATCAAACTTTACTTTCGATCCATCATCTCTGTGGATTCCTTTTTTAACTCTAACGACAACTGCTTTGTGAACTGAGCCCTTTTTAACTTTACCTTTTGGAATTGCCTCTTTAACAGCAATAACAATCGTGTCTCCAATGCTGGCATATCTTCTTTTAGATCCACCTAAAACTTTAATACACTCTATTTTTTTGGCTCCGGTGTTATCAGCAACTTGTAATTCAGTTTGAACCTGTATCATTATTTTGAACTCTCCATAACTTCAAATTTTTTATTTTTTGAGAAAGGTTTACTTTCTATAATTGAAACTTTATCTCCTAATTTATAAGTATTTTTTTCGTCATGAGCATTGTATTTTTTTCTTACCTTAATAACTTTTTTTAATACCGGATGAGAATATTTTCTTTCAACTAAAACAGTTACCGTTTTATTTGGTTTATCACTCACTACTACTCCTGTTAAAATTTTTTTAGGCATTAATTTTCCCTCTTAATAAAGTTTTGAGTCTTGCAATTGTTTTTTTTGTTTCCCCAATTTTAGATGGATTAGTTACCTGAGAATTAACCTTTTGAAATCTAAAGTTAAATAAATCTTTCTTAAGTTTATCAATATTTTTTAAAATTTCGTCTTTAGATAGTTTTTTTATCTCTTGTTTTTTCATTTTATAAAAATCTTTTAATTGTTTTTGTTTTAATCGGTAGTTTTGCTGAAGCTTTGTATAATGCCTCTTTTGCGATCTCCTCTGAGACACCATCAACCTCAAATAAAATTCTCCCAGGTTTTACTCTACAAGCGTAATATTCAGGAGATCCTTTTCCTTTACCCATACGTACTTCTATCGGTTTTTTAGATACAGGAATATTTGGAAATATTCTTGTCCAGACTCTTCCTTGTCTTTTCATATGTCTTGTTAAAGCTACTCTGGCAGCCTCAATTTGTTTTCCTGTTACTCTCTCAGGTGACAAAGCTTTTAAAGCATAAGCTCCGTAATTTATAAAATTAGCTCTCGAGGCTTTACCATGTATTCGTCCTTTGTGAGCTTTTCTCCATTTAGTTCTTACTGGCTGCAACATAATGTTATTTACCCTCTTTAGAAATTACTTTGTTAGTTTCTTGGCTAAATTCTTTTGCAAAAACTTCACCTTTATAAATCCAAACTTTAATACCAATAATACCATATGTGGTAAGTGCTTCTGCTTCAGCATAATCTATATCAGCCCTTAAAGTATGAGATGGTATACTTCCATCCCTTAACCACTCAGTTCTAGCAATTTCATTACCACCTAATCTTCCACTGATTGAGACTTTAATTCCTTTTGCCCCTAGTCTTAAACATGATTGCATGGCTCTTTTCATTGCTCGTCTGTAAGAAATTCTTTTAACTAGTTGTTGAGCAATATTTTCAGCAACTAAATAAGCGTTTGTCTCTGGTTTCTTGACTTCTTTAATATTTAAGGCAACCTCATTCTTTGTAAATTTCGAAAGATTGTTTTTAATCTTATCTATATCACTTCCTTTTTTTCCAATTACAAATCCAGGTCTTGAAGTATAAATGGTTACGTAACATTTATTTGAGGTTCTTTCGATCATAACTTTTGATACACCAGAATTGATTACATTTTTTTTAATATATTCTCTGATTTTAAAATCTTCGATAAGATAATTTCCAAAATCTTTTTTTTTAGCGTACCAAACAGAGTCCCAACCTCTGTTAACACCTAATCTAAAACCAACTGGATTAACTTTTTGCCCCATGACCCTCCGTTTTTTTCATCTCAGATAATATTATTGTTACACTTGAATAAGGTTTTAATATTGGTGCTGCCCTTCCTTTGGCTCTTGGTCTGAACCTTTTCATTGTAATTTTCTTTCCACAATAAGCTTCTTTTACTACTAATTTGTCAATGTCATATTGAAAATTGTTTTCAGCATTCGCAATAGCTGAGTTGATTGTTTTTCTAATATCTTTTGTTATTCTTTTTTCTGAAAATTCTAGATCTCTTATAGCAACATCTACCTTTTTCCCTACAATACCTCTAAGTATAGGATTAAGTTTTCTTACACTTGATCTAATATTATTGTTTATCGATCTCACAAGCTTGTCTTTATTGTTTTGTGTTTTCTTTTTTTTACTCATAAATTACTTTTTAGCCTCAGCTTCAGCAGGTTTTGCCTTTTTATCTGCTGGTGTATGTCCAAAGAAAGTTCTTGTAGGTGCAAATTCACCTAATTTATGTCCAACCATATCCTCTGAAACCGTTATTGGGATAAATTTTTTTCCATTATAAATCAAAAAACTTACTCCAACAAAATCTGGAAGTATTGTAGATTTTCTTGACCAAGTTTTAATCGGAATTTTTTTAGGGTCAGTTTTATATTTATCCACCTTTTTCATTAAACTTTCCTCTACAAAAGGACCTTTCCAAACTGCTCTAGCCATTATTTGGTATCCTTTCTTTTGTTTCTTCTCTTCACTATAAATTTATCAGTGCGTTTATTGTCTCTTGTTTTTAATCCTTTGGCTGATTGACCTTTTGGAGAAACTGGATGTCTTCCACCTGCACTTTTTCCTTCACCACCGCCATGTGGGTGATCAACAGGGTTTTTAACCACTCCTCTTGTGTGTGGTC
The DNA window shown above is from Candidatus Pelagibacter sp. RS39 and carries:
- the rplE gene encoding 50S ribosomal protein L5, giving the protein MTPRLKELYLKEIQPALKTEFGFKNLNMGPKIEKIILNMGLGLDGNDSKVLKSCEEDLAKIAGQKPVTTKFKKSVANFKTRKGSNAGLKVTLRKNKMYEFLDRLVNIALPRIKDFRGLSPNGFDKFGNYTFGVKEHIIFPEVSFDRADKVRGLDIVIVISSLNKDHSFALLQKMNFPFIKKGDN
- the rpsS gene encoding 30S ribosomal protein S19 gives rise to the protein MARAVWKGPFVEESLMKKVDKYKTDPKKIPIKTWSRKSTILPDFVGVSFLIYNGKKFIPITVSEDMVGHKLGEFAPTRTFFGHTPADKKAKPAEAEAKK
- the rpsQ gene encoding 30S ribosomal protein S17; amino-acid sequence: MPKKILTGVVVSDKPNKTVTVLVERKYSHPVLKKVIKVRKKYNAHDEKNTYKLGDKVSIIESKPFSKNKKFEVMESSK
- the rplN gene encoding 50S ribosomal protein L14, which translates into the protein MIQVQTELQVADNTGAKKIECIKVLGGSKRRYASIGDTIVIAVKEAIPKGKVKKGSVHKAVVVRVKKGIHRDDGSKVKFDNNAAVLVDDKGEPVGTRIFGPVTRELRTRGQMKIISLAPEVL
- the rplX gene encoding 50S ribosomal protein L24, whose amino-acid sequence is MIKKGLKVKILAGKDKAKEGEVIEIDRSNNRAKVKDLNMIKKHVKTTKEKKGGIFSKENFIHISNLKLVNEKKKIKKTEAKK
- the rpsN gene encoding 30S ribosomal protein S14 — protein: MAKLSSINKNNRRIKLSDKFFNKRAKLKKIIMDKKLPLEERFKAQQKLSKLPRNSAKIRVMNRCQITGRPHGVYRKLKISRIALRQLGLQGKIPGMVKSSW
- the rplO gene encoding 50S ribosomal protein L15; this translates as MIKLNNRPKLNKSKIRVGRGIGSGKGKTSGRGVKGQKSRSGVAIKSFEGGQMPLYRRLPKRGFNPIQKENIAILNLDKIQSFINKKTINTNDILNSSSLKKLKLINKNSKKLKILGSGEIKDKINIEADLASKSALEKLEKIGGSIQLKK
- the rplP gene encoding 50S ribosomal protein L16; the protein is MLQPVRTKWRKAHKGRIHGKASRANFINYGAYALKALSPERVTGKQIEAARVALTRHMKRQGRVWTRIFPNIPVSKKPIEVRMGKGKGSPEYYACRVKPGRILFEVDGVSEEIAKEALYKASAKLPIKTKTIKRFL
- the rplV gene encoding 50S ribosomal protein L22 encodes the protein MSKKKKTQNNKDKLVRSINNNIRSSVRKLNPILRGIVGKKVDVAIRDLEFSEKRITKDIRKTINSAIANAENNFQYDIDKLVVKEAYCGKKITMKRFRPRAKGRAAPILKPYSSVTIILSEMKKTEGHGAKS
- the secY gene encoding preprotein translocase subunit SecY; protein product: MSSSSSSVDLRNRIIFTIAILAVYRFGTFVPLPGIDPEQLKILMEGNQKGLLGMFNVFAGGAVSRMAIFALGIMPYISSSIIVQLLTGVSDYFKNLKAQGETGRAKITQITRYGTVLLATVQGYGLSVGLESSANLVINPGIFFKISTVTTIVAGTIFLMWLGEQITQRGIGNGISLIIFAGIVAEIPRALVTTFELGRTGAISTLMIIAIFILLILTILFIVFMERALRKILINYPKRQMGNKMYGGESSHLPLKINQAGVIPAIFASALLLLPVTFSNFDVSDNETFLNLSSYFTQGQPLYMLLYASGIIFFTFFYTSITFNPTETADNLRKYGGFVPGIRPGESTALYIENILTKLTTIGALYLTLVCLMPEFLIANYPIPFYLGGTSILIVVVVAIDTVTQIQTRLMSSQYEQLIKKTKFGR
- the rplR gene encoding 50S ribosomal protein L18; this encodes MKLSTTTRKKFRIKNKLKKVSKPDRFRLSIFRSSKNISAQIIDDSKNITLLSASSVEKDIKESETKNKSELSKIVAEKLAKKAQEKKITKIYFDRGIYKYHGRIKIFAETLRKNGMEF
- the rpsC gene encoding 30S ribosomal protein S3, encoding MGQKVNPVGFRLGVNRGWDSVWYAKKKDFGNYLIEDFKIREYIKKNVINSGVSKVMIERTSNKCYVTIYTSRPGFVIGKKGSDIDKIKNNLSKFTKNEVALNIKEVKKPETNAYLVAENIAQQLVKRISYRRAMKRAMQSCLRLGAKGIKVSISGRLGGNEIARTEWLRDGSIPSHTLRADIDYAEAEALTTYGIIGIKVWIYKGEVFAKEFSQETNKVISKEGK
- the rpmC gene encoding 50S ribosomal protein L29; the encoded protein is MKKQEIKKLSKDEILKNIDKLKKDLFNFRFQKVNSQVTNPSKIGETKKTIARLKTLLRGKINA
- the rpsH gene encoding 30S ribosomal protein S8, which codes for MSLSDPIGDMIARVKNAQARKHKKVELPSSKFKSKIADILKNEGFIKDFKVSTEEKKNILSLELKYHSGNPVISNFERVSKPGRRIFSSADSLPKINNGLGIAILSTPKGVMTDIDARKQKVGGEIVCKVF
- the rpsE gene encoding 30S ribosomal protein S5 produces the protein MENFKEKKTDDILEKLVHINRITKVVKGGRRFGFSALVVVGNQAGKIGIAHAKAKQVPDAIKKANEIARRKLIHIPLREGRTIHHDVKAKDGSGRIVLRSASKGTGIIAGGPVRAVCEVLGVKDIVAKSMGTSNAHNVIRATIKALKKQNSPKQISSIRNKKISEIIEKRG
- the rplF gene encoding 50S ribosomal protein L6, with amino-acid sequence MSKIGKINITIPEKVKVAIAGNILNIEGPLGKKSLNIDLEVFNLDIKDGKEISIKPKKIDQNTKRLWGMNRSLINNAVIGSIKGYEKILELVGVGYRASIKGNQLNLQLGYSHDINFDIPDGIKIAVEKQTTLKISGFDKQLVGSIASKIKTLRKIEPYKGKGIREKGQYVLKKEGKKK